The following are from one region of the Silene latifolia isolate original U9 population chromosome 9, ASM4854445v1, whole genome shotgun sequence genome:
- the LOC141600716 gene encoding benzyl alcohol O-benzoyltransferase-like gives MAKILDHQTTLLFKVTRQTPELITPATPTPYEIKELSEIDNHSREWGHTPGIHFYGPAPKMLGVDPAKVIKEALRRALVPYYPLAGRLREKSNKKLVVECTGEGIVFIEANADVSLEEFSEADFHPPYPFMDELLYNGIPDFHHILNSPLFLFQVTRLKCGGFILTHKMNHAIVDAISVAHFMNATSELARGIQTLSINPVWERHLLRARDPPRVTYVPREFDQIPDIPPPHDLILKRFFFGPTEITSFRQFLPTHLKSCSTFEILTAVIWRSWTIALGFHPDNEVRLRIFVNVRPLLKNPPLPDGYYGNVIVTPVVLCTAGALTENPVGYAVELVKAAKNSFDEEYVKSTIDFFVTNGRPRCTRSAHTLILSDIRHIKHDAIDFGWGLPVHYGPMTGWAGAPYPGHGSFFLRSKNSDGESGILVPMYLPALAMEMFVKEINGYLDPDSAPVFGDRA, from the exons ATGGCAAAAATTTTAGACCatcaaacaactctactatttaAGGTGACAAGGCAGACACCGGAGCTTATTACTCCGGCCACACCTACCCCCTATGAGATCAAGGAGTTATCAGAAATTGACAACCATTCTCGCGAATGGGGACACACCCCCGGGATCCATTTTTATGGGCCTGCGCCAAAAATGCTTGGCGTTGACCCTGCTAAGGTGATTAAGGAGGCATTAAGAAGAGCCTTAGTACCGTATTATCCTTTAGCGGGGCGCCTAAGAGAAAAAAGTAATAAGAAATTGGTAGTTGAATGCACCGGAGAAGGAATTGTGTTCATTGAGGCTAATGCAGATGTTAGCCTTGAAGAGTTTAGTGAGGCTGATTTTCACCCACCTTATCCTTTCATGGATGAGCTTCTTTATAATGGTATTCCTGACTTCCATCACATTCTCAATTCTCCCTTGTTTCTCTTCCAG GTTACTCGACTTAAGTGTGGAGGGTTCATATTGACACATAAAATGAATCATGCTATAGTAGATGCAATAAGTGTAGCTCATTTCATGAATGCAACAAGTGAGCTCGCCCGAGGGATTCAAACTTTATCGATCAATCCGGTGTGGGAACGCCATCTTCTTAGGGCTCGGGATCCACCTCGTGTCACTTATGTGCCCCGAGAGTTTGATCAAATTCCGGATATCCCACCACCTCATGACTTAATCCTCAAACGCTTCTTTTTTG GTCCAACCGAGATAACCAGCTTCCGACAATTCCTTCCGACACACCTAAAATCTTGCTCAACATTCGAAATCCTAACCGCTGTCATCTGGCGGAGCTGGACCATAGCATTAGGGTTCCACCCTGACAACGAGGTTCGCTTAAGAATCTTCGTTAACGTTCGACCCTTATTGAAGAACCCGCCCTTACCAGACGGCTACTATGGCAATGTCATCGTCACGCCAGTTGTCTTATGTACCGCTGGCGCTCTTACCGAAAACCCTGTAGGGTACGCCGTTGAGCTCGTGAAAGCGGCGAAAAACTCTTTCGACGAGGAGTACGTGAAATCAACAATAGATTTTTTTGTCACCAATGGTAGGCCCCGTTGCACTAGATCAGCGCATACTCTTATCCTGTCTGATATTCGCCATATTAAACATGATGCCATTGATTTTGGGTGGGGTCTGCCCGTTCATTACGGGCCGATGACTGGGTGGGCCGGGGCCCCATACCCTGGACACGGGAGTTTCTTTTTGCGTTCGAAAAATAGTGACGGGGAGAGTGGAATTTTAGTGCCTATGTACTTACCTGCTTTAGCTATGGAAATGTTTGTCAAGGAAATAAATGGGTACTTGGATCCGGATTCGGCTCCGGTATTTGGCGACAGAGCCTGA